GCTCCCAAAGCTACCGGAAGATCAGCGAAAAGGGGTAGGACAACAAGTGAAGGCCGGACAGCACGAGGCCCACGATGTTCAAGATCCTTGCGTTCTTCGCTTGCAGATGGCCGGCCCGTTCTCCCTTTGCGGCGAAGTTGATGCCGAAGATCCCGGCGATGATGCCGCCGATCCCGCCGATCGGGGTGCAGAGGATGCCGATCCCGGCGGCGAGGCTCAGCGCGCCCAGCACCCAGGCGATTTGTGTCTCCTGGGCGCCGCTTGTGGGCGTCTGCGTCGAGCTGTAAGAGGGGTGGGCGTAAGGGTCCTCGTTCCGCGGGATCGCGCGCAACGAGTTGAGGCCCGGCACCTGGGCCGCGGGCACTTGGCGCCCGTCTCCTTCCAGCTCGAGCAGGGTGGAGGGAGTCACCCTGCCTTCGGCGGCCCACAGGTTCAGCACATGGACATCCGCCGGCCCGTAGCGCGTTCCGTCCATCCCGATCACGAAGTAGCGGCCAGTGTTCATCGGTGGGTTGTTCGTCCTTCCATCAGCGTCGACTCGTCAGGGATACGTAGAATCACAGAAACGGGTTGAATGGAGTGGGTCCTTTGGACGCCCGGAACAATCACCATGGCACTTCGAGATCTGCAACATCGCATGAGTCGGCACGGGGCACCGGTGACGGTGGCGTTGCTCGCAGTGCTCGTCGCCTCCTTTTTGGCCGCGTGGCTCGGGGGCGGGATGCAGTGGTTGGCCTACACCACGGCCGAGGGCATGGGCAGGCCTTGGACGCTGTTCACCTACCCGTTCTACAGCACGGGCGCGGGCCAGGGGTTCCTCCTGTTCGTGATTCTGTGCCTGTGGCTCTGGGGTATCGGAGGCGATCTCGAGCGGCGACTCGGCGCCACCCGCTACCTCCTGATCTGGTTCGGGGCCACGGTCGTGGGGGCGCTGGCGGTGAGTTTGGCCGCGGCCATCATGAGCCTTCAGATGGTCGTGCTGGCCGGGACGCTCATCCCTCTGGGGGCGGTGACCGTCGCCTGGGGAGTCACCAATCCGTCGGCGATGATCCAACTGATGTTCGTCCTGCCGATCACCGGCAAGTGGCTGGCCTGGCTCACCTACGGCATCGTCGTCTTCGGGGTGGGTTCGGATACGCATGCGCCCGCCGCGGGACTGTTCGCCGCCATTCCGCTCGTACTCGCCCACTTCTATGTGCTGGGAAGGCTCCCCGGGATCTCGTTCCAGGGGTCGCGGACGGGCCCTGCCCAGCGCATTCGCAACGCGCCCAAGCAGGATGAAAGCTACTTCGACGACGTCAAACGCCGCGAAAAGGAGCGGGCGGAAAGGGAGCGGCTTCGGAAGCTGTTCGAAGGAAGCATCCAAGACGACGACGATCGATAGGGGC
This is a stretch of genomic DNA from Fimbriimonadaceae bacterium. It encodes these proteins:
- a CDS encoding DUF4339 domain-containing protein yields the protein MNTGRYFVIGMDGTRYGPADVHVLNLWAAEGRVTPSTLLELEGDGRQVPAAQVPGLNSLRAIPRNEDPYAHPSYSSTQTPTSGAQETQIAWVLGALSLAAGIGILCTPIGGIGGIIAGIFGINFAAKGERAGHLQAKNARILNIVGLVLSGLHLLSYPFSLIFR
- a CDS encoding rhomboid family intramembrane serine protease, translating into MSRHGAPVTVALLAVLVASFLAAWLGGGMQWLAYTTAEGMGRPWTLFTYPFYSTGAGQGFLLFVILCLWLWGIGGDLERRLGATRYLLIWFGATVVGALAVSLAAAIMSLQMVVLAGTLIPLGAVTVAWGVTNPSAMIQLMFVLPITGKWLAWLTYGIVVFGVGSDTHAPAAGLFAAIPLVLAHFYVLGRLPGISFQGSRTGPAQRIRNAPKQDESYFDDVKRREKERAERERLRKLFEGSIQDDDDR